DNA from Mucilaginibacter mallensis:
AAAGCCTCCCAGCGGAGTTGTATGGCACCTAATTCCAGTTTTTTCGCCTCGTAGTTACGGGTTACTTCTTTGGATTTGTTAGCATCGCTATACAGCTTTTCATCAGCCAGCTGTGCTTCAAACTGCTTAACCGCACGCTCAAGCTCGCTCATTTGCTCTTCCATTTTTGAAAGATCCTGGTTCAGTTTTTTTAATTGCTGGAATTTATTTTCTGATTGTGGTTTCTGTTCTTTAACAGGCTCAGGTTTTTTTTCTTCTTTCTTTTCAACCTTAGGTGCGGGCGCGCCTTTTAGTTCAAGCTTACGTTTTGCCTGCCACTCATCGTATTCGGCATAAGTACCTGGGTAGATCTTTATTTTCTGATCCTCAATAAACCATATTTTGTTGGCCACATTATCCAGGAAATACCTATCGTGCGATACTACGATCAGCGTGCCTTCAAACTGCTTTAAAGCCTGTATCAATATATTAACCGACGCTATGTCAAGGTGATTGGTGGGCTCATCCAGTATCAGGAAGTTAGCATCAGCGGTTAAGGCCTTAGCCAAAGCTACACGTGATTTTTCACCACCCGAAAGTACCTTTATCTTCTTGAAAACATCATCACCGGTAAACAGGAACGAACCTAATATAGAACGCAGCTCTGTTTCATTATGTTTAGGCGCAAATGCTTGTAGTTCCTGTAAGATCTGGCTTTCCAGGTGCAGCGATTCTAACTGGTGCTGCGCGAAGAATGTTTGCGTAACGTTATGACCGGTTTCAAACTTGCCGGTAAAATCCTTATCGGCACTGGCTACAATACGTAACAGGGTTGATTTACCTTTACCGTTGGCACCGATCAAGGCTATTTTATCGCCCTTTTCAATAATTGCCTCGGTATGGTCTAAAATATCAATAGCAGGGTATTTTTTAGTGATATTCTCTAAAGTTACCACATGCCTGCCAGATTGTTTAGAGAAACGGAAGCTGAAGTTTACCGATGGGTTATCATCATCCACATCATCCACACGCTCCAGTTTATCCAGAGCCTTGATACGCGATTGCGCCATTTTTGCCTTGGATGCCTTAGCACGGAAGCGTTCGATCAAACGTTCCTCCTGTTTTATTTTTGATTGCTGGTTCTTAAACTCACCACGCTGAATTTCTTCACGTTGCGCTTTTTCCTCTAAATAGAAAGAGTAGTTACCGGCGTAAACTGTCAGCTTACCTTTACGCGATTCAACAGTACGGTTAATAACCTTATCCAAAAACCACCTATCGTGCGATACGATGATCACCGCGCCGTCAAAAGCTTTCAGGTAATCCTCAAGCCATTGGATAGATGGTAAGTCAAGGTGGTTGGTAGGCTCATCCAGTAAAAGGATATCCGGTGCCTGTAAAAGTATCTTGGCCAGCATTACACGCATGCGCCATCCACCCGAAAAGGTGCTCAGCTTGCGTTGTGTTTCAGCATCGCTAAAACCCAGACCGGCTAAAATTTCGTGCGCTTTATATTCAATGCTGTAACCGTCGAGCACTTCAAACTCATGTTGTTTGTCGCTTAGCTTATGCAATAAATCTTCGGTATAGTCGGTTTCCAGCTTTTTAAGCAGGACTTCTATTTCATCATGCAATTGGTTCTGGCGCTCAAAAGCCTCCATTGCCACGTGTAAGATGGTTTTATCAGAAGAATACGATAGCAAATCCTGGTTCAGGTAACCCATGGTCAGGTCCTTAGCCATTGATATAGTGCCCGATGTTGGTTTGTACTCGCCTACAATCATTTTAAGCAGCGTGGTTTTGCCGGTTCCGTTAGCGCCAATAAGGCCTATCTTTTCTCCAGGTTTAATATGCCAGTTAGCTTCATCATATAAGGCTCTTGCACCAATCTCAAACGTAAGGTTATTTATAGCTATCATTTGGCGCAAAGATACGATTTTGAGAGGAATTTTAGAACCGGGATTTAGAGGATTTAAAGGATGACCAGAATGTGATAAAAATGCTTAGAAAATGGACTTTTTTACCCTCTTTGTCGCTTGCGACAGAGAGGGTCGACCAGCGAAGCGTAGTCGGGGTGAGTCAACGGAGCGCGTTAATATATATTATTGCGCTCGTCTGTGACGAGTGCTTAACATGGATTAGCGTTTGCAACGCGACTTCAAATATTTGAAATATAATATGCAACATCCAATGGCGTAATATCCATTATCCCTTTTTCGCTCCAATAATTAGCGGCTGAACTATAAATATAGTGTTCCGGATTTTCAACTATTCCTGCTCTAACAGGGTTATTATGAATATAGTCTATTTTTTGAACAAGAATTTTAGCAGTATCACAGGCAATGCCATGATATCCATCCTGCCATACTTTGTAATTTTCTATGCGGTTGTTGTATTTAGACGATATTGAAACCTATATAACATCCAATCCCTGCGACTTTCATTTTCCTGTTCAACTAAATTGATGATTTGTTTACTGGTATGCTTTTTAAAATCCCTGATAATATCAGGCAATTTAGCAGGAGCATTCGCAGAAATAAGTAAATGAATATGATTTGTCATCAGGCAAAAAGCATGCACTTCAAGTCCTTTATTTTGTTGACAGTAGGTTAAAGATTCGGTGATTAATTGTTTGTAAGCAGGCCTCGTAAATACATCAACCCAATCAATTACTGTAAATGTTACAAAATATATTTCTTCAGGATTTCTGACACGGTATTGATGTGACATCGGTTTTAGTTTTCACTAAAATATAAATCTTGCGTTGCAAACGCAAGACCATTTTAAGCGCTCGTTATAAACGAGTGCAATTAGTTTTTTTATTTTTTTATTATTTGTGTTATTGCGCTCGTCTGCGACGAGTGCTTAATATTGGTTAGCGTTTGTAACGCTACTAAACAATTGCCGTATTTCCCGCCAGCGTTTCCCCTTCAATCTTCTTCTGCAACTCCAAAATAGCGCCTATCAGCGCTTCGGGGCGTGGCGGGCAGCCTTGTACATACACATCAACAGGTATCACCCTGTCTACACCTTTTACCACATGGTAGCCATGCTGCCAGTAGGGGCCGCCACAGTTGGAGCATGAGCCCATGGAGATCACATATTTTGGTTCGGGCATTTGCTCATAAAGGCGTTTAATGCGCTCGGCCATTTTAAAGGTAACGGTTCCGGCTATGATGATCACATCTGCCTGGCGTGCTGATGGTCGCGGGAATACACCAAAGCGGTCGAGGTCGTAGGTTGAAGCGAATGAGCCCATCATTTCAATGGCGCAGCAGGCTATCCCAAAGCTCAATGGCCATAAGGATGATAAACGTGCCCAGTTAAGCAGGTCGTTCATTTTGGTAATCATCATGCCGCCACTTTCGCTGGTTATATCATTCATCGCTTGCCTTTTTAAAAGTTGGTTTAAACATGGGTTTCCTGATAGGTTGTGCAACAGGCGCAGTAGGAGTTTCAACAGCAGCGACCGCAACAGGTTGTTGCATGCTGAATTGCTTTACAACGTATGTGCTTTGTTCGGTATTCAGCTGATCGTACAGCGATATAGGGATCCTTACATCGGTTGTTGGGGTGATGGGCTTTGGTTTTATCCAATCCAGGTCGCCTTTGCACCAAACGTATACCAGACCTAATATTAACACACCTAAAAACACGAACATCTCGATCAGCGATAACATACCCCAGCGCGGATCAAAATTATTGATCTCGTGACTGCCAAATACAGTAGCCCAGGGGAAAACGAACACCATCTCTACCTCAAAAAGCAGGAAAACCAGTGCGATAACATAAAAACGGGAATTGAAGGGCAGCCATGCGCTGCCTGTTGGTTCTTCACCGCATTCGTATGAGCTTAATTTCTCAGCATTAGGGTGATTTGGCGACATTAACCGGTTTACAAAAAATATAAGGCATACCAGTATTATTCCTGTTATTAAAAAGATAAGTATCTTTCCAAATTCTGATATTTGCACAACATCGTCCATGGCAACAAATTTAATAAAACAAACAGATTTTGACGCTATAATTATTGGCGGAGGTGCATGCGGACTAATGTGCGCAGTACAGGCAGGTTTTTTAGGTAAGCGCACACTCATACTGGAGCGGAACGATAAGGTAGGCGCAAAGATACTGATCAGTGGGGGAGGCCGGTGTAATTATACCAACTTGTATTCATCGACACAGCAATTTATATCGGCTAACGTGCATTTCGCTAAGTCGGCCTTCGCGCAGTGGACTGTGGATGATACTGTCAGCTTTTTTGAAACCTATGGCATTGAGGGCCAGGAGAAAACATTGGGCCAGCTATTTCCCACAAGTAATAATGCCCGTGATGTGGTTAAGGTTTTCACTAATCTTTGCTATGAATTAGGGCAGGAAATTCAGTGTGATACTACGGTTAAAAACATCAAACAAATAGATAGCGGTTTTCATATCAGCTATGAAAAAAACGGGAAAGAGCACACCATTGAAGCGCCCAAAGTAGTAATTGCATCGGGCGGTTTACCGATCCCTAAAATAGGTGCAACAGATTTTGGCCTGAGCATAGCACGCAAATTTGACCTTAAAATTATCGATACCGCACCTGCCTTAGTGCCGTTAACCATCACCGGAAAAGATCAGCCATGGTATGAACAGTTATCAGGAAACAGTATTTTTTGCAGGGTGTGGAACGACAGGATCAGTTTTGATGAAAATATTTTATTCACCCATTGGGGATTGAGCGGACCTGCTATATTGCAAATTTCATCCTATTGGAAACCGGGTGAGTTTATTTATATCGATCTGTTACCCAATCAGGATATTGTGGAATTGATACAGCAGGAAAAAGAAGTGAATGGTAAAAAGATGCTGCTGGCTTATTTGGCGGGTCTTTACACCCGCAAATTTGCCGAGGCGTTGAGTGATAAACTGCCTGTTGAAAAGAACCTGGCTTCATTAACCAAAGCCGATATTGAGAATATCAGCAGCCTGATTCACGAGTTTAAAGTAAAACCAGCCGGGGACAAGGGCTATGATAAAGCCGAAGTTATGCGCGGCGGTGTATCAACCGACGAGCTATCCTCCAAAACCCTTGAAGTTAAAAAAGTACCCGGCCTGTACTATGGCGGCGAATGTGTGGATGTCACCGGCTGGCTGGGCGGCTACAACTTTCAATGGGCCTGGGCCAGCGGGTTTGTTATAGCGCAGAGCATTTAAGGGGAAAGAGTCAGGAGTCAAGATGCAAGAGCCAGGAAGCTGCATTTGAGGAAAGAGTCAGGAATCAAGAAACTGCATTTTTCTTTCCTGATTCTTGACTCTTACATCTTAATTCTACTACTGTGCTCCGTGCTCGGCCTGCAGCTTATAAAACCTGTCTATCAGTTTACCAATATTGCCTAAACTGTATCTGTTTTGATGCAGCTCATCAACTATTTCAGGTTCATCGCCCATAATGTTGCTCATTACATCTACAAAATTTGCCGGAGTTAATTCTTTCATTTCAGCTGTGTTACGACCGTAGAAATAGCTGGTTGCCTTATGCCCGCCACCGCCTAAAGGTATTGAGATCCCTCCGCCTATACCACCGCCGAAGCCGCCACCTCCGCCGCCAAAGCCGCCACCTATACCCAGGCCAACGCTTGACTGTACGCCACCTCCGCCACCAACTTTACCCTCGAACATATAGAGTTTGGGGTCTTCCTTGTCAGCATCCACTGCCACCAGCACAAAATCAATTTCGTTTTTTGACCATGCTCCGGTACGTGGCGCGGCGGCAACTATAAAACTATCCCTGCCCATAACAAATGAACTAAGGTCGCTTGCGCTGAGTGTTAAAGTATTAGCCTTTTTGTCTGCTTTAAATTCAATAAAGCCTTCATCTTTAATTGGGCCGTTTCCGGTGCCTTTGTATCTTATCAGGCCAATTTCTTTGTTGCCTTTAACATCGTAAAAATAGCCGGGTTCCCAGCTTTGTGATTTTGCTGATATACCTATCAACATAAAAAATAAAATGATTAAAATTGGGCGCATATAATGTAAAATACAAAGAACGTAATTTTAAAGGAAATAATATGACCGTTGACCTCCGTAGCGACACTATTACAAAGCCAACACCCGGAATGTTGGATGCCATGATGAATGCCAGTGTTGGTGACGATGTTTTTGGCGAAGATGAAACTGTAAACGCGCTTGAAGAGAAGACTGCCGCCATGTTTGGTATGGAGGCTGGTATCTTTTGCCCTTCAGGTACCATGACCAACCAGATAGCCATAAAATGCTTCACCCAGCCGCTTGATGAACTTATTGCCGACCAAACCGCACATATTTACCGTTACGAGGGTGGGGGCATAGCGTTTAATTCGGCGGTATCAACCCGTTTGCTGAATGGTTACCGCGGTATTATAACTGCCGAGATGATAGGGCCGGAGATAAACGCGGAAAATATACATTATCCGCATACCAGTTTGGTGGCGTTGGA
Protein-coding regions in this window:
- a CDS encoding ABC-F family ATP-binding cassette domain-containing protein — encoded protein: MIAINNLTFEIGARALYDEANWHIKPGEKIGLIGANGTGKTTLLKMIVGEYKPTSGTISMAKDLTMGYLNQDLLSYSSDKTILHVAMEAFERQNQLHDEIEVLLKKLETDYTEDLLHKLSDKQHEFEVLDGYSIEYKAHEILAGLGFSDAETQRKLSTFSGGWRMRVMLAKILLQAPDILLLDEPTNHLDLPSIQWLEDYLKAFDGAVIIVSHDRWFLDKVINRTVESRKGKLTVYAGNYSFYLEEKAQREEIQRGEFKNQQSKIKQEERLIERFRAKASKAKMAQSRIKALDKLERVDDVDDDNPSVNFSFRFSKQSGRHVVTLENITKKYPAIDILDHTEAIIEKGDKIALIGANGKGKSTLLRIVASADKDFTGKFETGHNVTQTFFAQHQLESLHLESQILQELQAFAPKHNETELRSILGSFLFTGDDVFKKIKVLSGGEKSRVALAKALTADANFLILDEPTNHLDIASVNILIQALKQFEGTLIVVSHDRYFLDNVANKIWFIEDQKIKIYPGTYAEYDEWQAKRKLELKGAPAPKVEKKEEKKPEPVKEQKPQSENKFQQLKKLNQDLSKMEEQMSELERAVKQFEAQLADEKLYSDANKSKEVTRNYEAKKLELGAIQLRWEALAEQIMELEA
- a CDS encoding transposase; translation: MSHQYRVRNPEEIYFVTFTVIDWVDVFTRPAYKQLITESLTYCQQNKGLEVHAFCLMTNHIHLLISANAPAKLPDIIRDFKKHTSKQIINLVEQENESRRDWMLYRFQYRLNTTTA
- a CDS encoding NADH-quinone oxidoreductase subunit B, which encodes MNDITSESGGMMITKMNDLLNWARLSSLWPLSFGIACCAIEMMGSFASTYDLDRFGVFPRPSARQADVIIIAGTVTFKMAERIKRLYEQMPEPKYVISMGSCSNCGGPYWQHGYHVVKGVDRVIPVDVYVQGCPPRPEALIGAILELQKKIEGETLAGNTAIV
- a CDS encoding NADH-quinone oxidoreductase subunit A produces the protein MDDVVQISEFGKILIFLITGIILVCLIFFVNRLMSPNHPNAEKLSSYECGEEPTGSAWLPFNSRFYVIALVFLLFEVEMVFVFPWATVFGSHEINNFDPRWGMLSLIEMFVFLGVLILGLVYVWCKGDLDWIKPKPITPTTDVRIPISLYDQLNTEQSTYVVKQFSMQQPVAVAAVETPTAPVAQPIRKPMFKPTFKKASDE
- a CDS encoding BaiN/RdsA family NAD(P)/FAD-dependent oxidoreductase — encoded protein: MATNLIKQTDFDAIIIGGGACGLMCAVQAGFLGKRTLILERNDKVGAKILISGGGRCNYTNLYSSTQQFISANVHFAKSAFAQWTVDDTVSFFETYGIEGQEKTLGQLFPTSNNARDVVKVFTNLCYELGQEIQCDTTVKNIKQIDSGFHISYEKNGKEHTIEAPKVVIASGGLPIPKIGATDFGLSIARKFDLKIIDTAPALVPLTITGKDQPWYEQLSGNSIFCRVWNDRISFDENILFTHWGLSGPAILQISSYWKPGEFIYIDLLPNQDIVELIQQEKEVNGKKMLLAYLAGLYTRKFAEALSDKLPVEKNLASLTKADIENISSLIHEFKVKPAGDKGYDKAEVMRGGVSTDELSSKTLEVKKVPGLYYGGECVDVTGWLGGYNFQWAWASGFVIAQSI